From Apium graveolens cultivar Ventura chromosome 9, ASM990537v1, whole genome shotgun sequence, the proteins below share one genomic window:
- the LOC141684974 gene encoding uncharacterized protein LOC141684974 has translation MVAAMTRSFLKGANLPAFLWGEAVRHSIYVLNRLPTRNLDGRTPYEAWCGNKPDLTHLRVFGCTAFMKVQSVHVRKLDDRSKSVVYIDKEPGTKGCHLYDPKTGAIHVSRDVVCQEGMFWPWKREEDGEVTFPWNYIEINESAETEESVETEQEPMTPLQSPSSQSRSVQSSSQQTMPVTIAESSAETTGGSSSSSTSSEPEMYRLLSDVEEPTSYREAAELEEWGDAIKSEFETIEKNGTWALTNWSEMGV, from the exons ATGGTTGCTGCCATGACGAGGAGTTTCTTGAAGGGGGCAAACCTACCAGCATTTTTATGGGGAGAGGCGGTACGTCACTCGATCTATGTTCTGAATCGATTGCCTACACGGAATCTGGATGGGAGAACTCCATATGAAGCGTGGTGTGGGAATAAACCAGACTTGACGCACTTGAGAGTGTTTGGATGTACTGCGTTTATGAAGGTTCAATCAGTACATGTGAGAAAACTGGATGATAGGAGTAAGTCAGTGGTGTACATTGACAAGGAACCAGGAACTAAAGGGTGTCATTTGTACGACCCAAAGACAGGGGCTATACATGTTAGCAGGGATGTGGTGTGCCAAGAGGGTATGTTTTGGCCATGGAAACGAGAAGAGGATGGTGAAGTGACATTTCCTTGGAACTATATTGAAATAAACGAGTCTGCAGAGACAGAAGAAAGTGTCGAGACAGAACAAGAACCCATGACCCCTCTGCAGTCACCATCTTCACAGTCACGATCTGTGCAGTCATCGTCACAACAGACTATGCCTGTCACCATAGCTGAATCAAGTGCAGAAACCACTGGtgggtcatcatcatcatcaaccAGTAGTGAACCTGAGATGTACAGGTTGTTAAGTGAT GTTGAAGAACCAACTTCATATCGTGAAGCTGCAGAATTAGAAGAATGGGGAGATGCAATAAAGTCAGAGTTTGAAACAATAGAGAAGAACGGGACATGGGCACTTACCAATTGGTCTGAAATGGGTGTTTAA
- the LOC141682857 gene encoding L-type lectin-domain containing receptor kinase IX.1-like: MNLSMVCIIISLLFFSIFHFAAALNFSFTSFNANDAAEFNSEGDVFFSSGAIQLAEKINGSSVVTSIGRVTYKKPLYLWDKASRNLTDFTTHFTFVIDSQNKTNYGDGITFFLVANGSGIQGGGGAFGLANGDDYINSTANEFVAVEFDIFHNDNWDPIFVDDVVEHVGVDINSVISNASVPWFNGRSSIMNGWTNEACISYASSSKNLSVAFRSSSDGTGNAANQTLDFVVDLREYLPEWVNFGFSAATGSVISLNHINSWVFNSNLEFDEASPVDPVAVPPSHSNPNAEGPSQTNPRTNVPTTSKSNNTKMGLVVGLAVGGFVLVCILAIYLIFKKKKIDEIEDPILIRDDFMDGEFEKGIGPKKFSYNALAKATSNFAPTEKLGEGGFGEVYKGFLTEMNVYVAVKRVSRDSSQGIKEYASEVRIISRLRHKNLVQLIGWCHKQNNLLLVYEYMQNGSLDSHLFKGKSLLSWNARYKIAHGLASVLLYLHEEWEQCVVHRDIKSSNVMLDLNFNTKLGDFGLARFVDHDKGSQTTIVAGTRGYMAPECFVTGQASRESDVFSFGVVALEIACGRKPIDVKLDESRKELVKWVWDLYGTEQILEAADPKLSGDYDEHEMKRLMIVGLWCAHPDRTSRPSIRQVIHFLNDLDASLPALPAKMPVATYFTPSDQSSTSLENSLATTQRSQTYSSGV; this comes from the coding sequence ATGAATTTAAGCATGGTTTGCATCATTATCTCTTTGCTATTCTTCAGTATATTTCATTTTGCAGCAGCTTTAAATTTTAGCTTTACCAGTTTCAATGCTAACGATGCTGCTGAATTTAATTCTGAGGGAGATGTCTTTTTTTCCAGCGGGGCCATCCAACTCGCCGAAAAGATAAATGGATCATCAGTTGTTACAAGCATAGGACGGGTTACTTATAAAAAACCTTTGTATCTATGGGACAAGGCCTCAAGAAACCTTACTGACTTCACTACCCATTTTACATTTGTGATTGATTCGCAAAATAAAACAAATTATGGGGACGGGATCACGTTTTTTCTAGTTGCAAATGGCAGCGGGATCCAGGGAGGAGGTGGAGCATTTGGACTTGCTAATGGTGATGATTATATAAACAGCACCGCCAATGAATTTGTTGCTGTTGAGTTTGACATTTTCCACAACGATAATTGGGACCCGATTTTTGTGGATGATGTTGTCGAGCATGTTGGTGTAGATATCAACTCTGTGATATCAAATGCTAGTGTGCCTTGGTTTAATGGCAGATCTAGTATTATGAATGGGTGGACAAATGAAGCGTGCATAAGTTATGCTTCTAGTTCGAAAAATCTTAGTGTTGCCTTCCGTTCAAGTTCAGATGGCACTGGTAATGCCGCAAATCAAACTCTCGACTTTGTAGTTGATTTAAGAGAATATTTGCCAGAATGGGTCAATTTTGGCTTCTCAGCTGCAACAGGATCGGTAATATCGCTCAATCATATCAATTCATGGGTATTCAATTCGAATCTGGAGTTTGATGAAGCAAGTCCAGTGGATCCGGTAGCAGTGCCTCCAAGTCATTCTAATCCAAATGCAGAGGGTCCAAGTCAAACTAATCCGAGGACAAATGTTCCAACAACCTCTAAATCAAACAATACAAAGATGGGTCTAGTGGTTGGATTGGCGGTAGGGGGGTTTGTTCTTGTTTGCATTTTGGCCATATACCTTATCTTCAAGAAAAAAAAGATAGACGAGATTGAAGATCCTATTCTTATTAGGGATGATTTCATGGATGGTGAATTTGAGAAAGGAATTGGACCTAAAAAGTTTTCGTATAATGCTCTTGCTAAAGCAACAAGTAACTTTGCGCCAACTGAAAAACTTGGAGAAGGAGGCTTCGGGGAAGTTTACAAAGGCTTCTTGACAGAAATGAATGTTTATGTGGCTGTCAAGAGAGTATCCAGAGATTCTAGTCAAGGAATAAAAGAGTATGCATCGGAAGTGAGGATCATTAGTCGTTTGAGACATAAAAATTTGGTGCAGCTTATAGGTTGGTGCCATAAACAAAATAATCTTTTACTTGTTTATGAGTACATGCAAAATGGTAGCCTGGATTCTCATCTTTTCAAGGGGAAGAGCTTGTTGTCATGGAATGCAAGGTATAAAATCGCTCATGGCCTGGCGTCAGTATTGCTTTATCTACATGAAGAATGGGAGCAATGTGTAGTGCATAGAGATATTAAATCAAGCAATGTCATGTTAGATTTAAATTTCAACACTAAGCTAGGTGATTTCGGATTAGCCAGATTTGTCGATCATGATAAGGGCTCACAAACAACTATTGTGGCCGGGACACGAGGCTACATGGCCCCCGAATGTTTTGTCACAGGACAAGCTAGCAGGGAGTCGGATGTTTTCAGCTTCGGAGTTGTAGCATTGGAAATAGCATGTGGTCGAAAACCTATTGATGTTAAGCTTGACGAAAGTCGGAAAGAGTTAGTAAAGTGGGTTTGGGACCTTTATGGAACGGAACAAATTCTTGAAGCAGCTGACCCAAAACTCTCTGGGGATTACGATGAGCATGAAATGAAACGATTGATGATTGTCGGGCTTTGGTGTGCACATCCAGATAGGACCAGTAGGCCTTCCATTAGGCAAGTTATTCATTTTCTTAATGATCTTGATGCTTCATTGCCTGCTCTCCCAGCAAAGATGCCTGTGGCAACGTATTTCACACCCTCAGATCAGTCTTCTACGTCTTTAGAAAACAGTTTGGCCACTACCCAGAGAAGCCAAACTTATTCCTCAGGCGTGTAG